A genomic stretch from Candidatus Melainabacteria bacterium includes:
- a CDS encoding glycosyltransferase, with the protein MRKVLWLFVPCFYDYQSFAELQKRAKLIASKELPHLSLRFVVIDDSGGQDVELEALTGSPDVQVVTAPYNLGHQGALVFGLRKMSLSIAEEDFVVTLDCDGEDRPEDIPSLLYPLLEHEHNLHSVCLAQRTKRNESLLFKTLYFFFKLFFSTLTGTVVRNGNFAAYRGWVVKNILFHPFFDYCYSSSLLALPINRYNIPLARGSRYHGTSKMTLVSLVSHGFRMLLPFSERIAIRSIILSFFLFAAVSCLAGIYTVLLVSGQNYPLLLVSTAVLVGLTALIAATSCIFFQIVNQTKALSLRELTSPIFVSNQAELRAERESSNAGTITKAVHRTHQPR; encoded by the coding sequence ATGCGCAAAGTTCTCTGGCTATTCGTGCCCTGCTTCTACGACTATCAGTCTTTTGCAGAGCTGCAAAAAAGAGCAAAATTAATCGCTTCCAAAGAGCTGCCACATTTGTCTTTGCGTTTCGTCGTAATCGACGATTCTGGCGGGCAAGATGTTGAGCTGGAAGCGCTAACCGGTAGTCCAGACGTCCAAGTGGTGACAGCTCCGTACAACCTGGGTCACCAGGGAGCCCTCGTCTTCGGTCTTAGGAAGATGTCCCTATCGATTGCAGAGGAGGACTTTGTCGTCACACTCGACTGCGATGGCGAAGATAGACCGGAAGATATTCCAAGCCTGCTCTATCCGTTACTCGAACACGAGCACAATTTGCATTCGGTATGCCTGGCTCAAAGAACGAAGCGCAACGAAAGCCTGCTGTTCAAAACGCTTTACTTCTTTTTCAAGCTGTTTTTCAGCACTCTCACAGGCACAGTCGTGCGCAATGGAAATTTCGCCGCCTACAGAGGCTGGGTAGTGAAAAACATTCTCTTCCACCCATTCTTTGACTATTGCTATTCCTCGTCCTTGCTAGCCTTACCGATCAATCGTTACAACATACCGCTGGCCAGAGGTTCTCGGTATCACGGCACAAGCAAAATGACGCTAGTCAGTCTCGTTTCGCATGGATTTAGAATGTTATTGCCGTTCTCAGAGCGCATCGCAATCCGTTCGATTATCCTGTCATTCTTTCTCTTCGCGGCAGTATCTTGCCTTGCAGGAATCTATACGGTCCTCCTGGTTTCCGGACAGAACTATCCGCTGCTGCTGGTATCAACTGCGGTGCTCGTAGGTCTAACCGCCTTGATCGCAGCGACTTCGTGCATCTTCTTCCAGATCGTGAACCAGACGAAGGCACTAAGCTTGCGAGAGTTGACATCGCCAATTTTTGTTTCCAATCAAGCTGAATTACGTGCTGAACGAGAATCGTCAAACGCAGGCACAATCACAAAGGCAGTACATCGCACGCATCAGCCGAGATAA